From a single Sandaracinaceae bacterium genomic region:
- the cas7u gene encoding type I-U CRISPR-associated RAMP protein Csb1/Cas7u yields the protein MENLPAAPRILIRADLKPLQGTRFQPTGFPDIGAARYQLADGTEMLLVESEQSVANRLETVCWDSASEELVEPLKGMPYVRVDDGEGRLLTSSLLEAHRLNSVYIEKSSFYADELVPAIGYDKSRPTDLRALAKALCRFDPNSLVHGTFLESVAGTLRLPRALSGFIEARDVRVVSSGGVKNDRVTPSTKDTDRSAKDGYGNVPFHRDEYTADSLTAYFKIDLALLRGLGLGETVEKFLVTLSLWKIRAFLDEGLRLRTSCDLDVADVEVTRPDGVELAYRSQLEKALAGLIESARSEDVFGPSPSVAVYTGK from the coding sequence ATGGAAAACCTGCCCGCTGCGCCCCGCATCTTGATCCGCGCCGACCTGAAGCCTCTTCAGGGCACGCGCTTCCAGCCCACCGGCTTCCCTGACATCGGCGCCGCCCGATACCAGCTCGCGGACGGCACGGAGATGCTCCTCGTGGAGTCCGAGCAGTCCGTGGCCAACCGCCTCGAGACCGTCTGCTGGGATTCCGCCAGCGAAGAGCTGGTCGAGCCCTTGAAGGGGATGCCCTACGTCCGCGTCGACGACGGCGAAGGGCGCCTTCTCACCAGCTCGCTGCTCGAAGCCCACCGCCTCAACTCCGTGTATATCGAGAAGTCGAGCTTCTACGCGGACGAGCTCGTGCCGGCGATCGGCTACGACAAGAGCCGGCCCACGGATCTCCGGGCGCTCGCCAAGGCGCTCTGCCGCTTCGACCCCAACAGCCTCGTGCACGGGACCTTCCTGGAGTCGGTCGCGGGGACTCTGCGGCTGCCGCGCGCGTTGAGCGGCTTCATCGAGGCGCGCGACGTGCGGGTGGTCTCGTCCGGCGGCGTGAAGAACGACCGCGTCACGCCGAGCACCAAGGACACCGATCGATCCGCCAAGGATGGCTACGGGAACGTGCCGTTCCACCGCGACGAATACACCGCCGACAGCCTCACCGCGTACTTCAAGATCGACCTCGCCCTCCTGCGCGGCCTGGGGCTGGGTGAGACCGTGGAGAAGTTCCTCGTCACGCTCTCCCTCTGGAAGATCCGCGCGTTCCTCGACGAGGGCCTGCGACTGCGTACCTCGTGCGACCTGGACGTCGCGGATGTGGAGGTCACCCGCCCGGACGGCGTCGAGCTCGCCTACCGGTCCCAGCTGGAGAAGGCGCTCGCGGGCCTGATCGAGTCCGCCAGGTCGGAAGACGTGTTCGGTCCCTCGCCCTCGGTGGCGGTCTACACCGGGAAGTGA
- the csb2 gene encoding type I-U CRISPR-associated protein Csb2 has protein sequence MNVLILHVRFLAGRYHATAWDHHVNEGTIEWPPSPWRILRALVAASHRLSEPPSDAALTALLEPLADSLPSYRVPPYGEGHVRHYMPLDNKGLPGDKSALIFDAFVAPGSGADAADGELDVVWADVSLDEPSFGLLDTLCAQLGYLGRAESWVEITPEYREEGEAPRVNCAPATEAPEPGQRSLRLMGLARRAEHIAWREQYVETLPKKKRGAVPESVLDVLRQDTGSLRSEGWSSVPGTRWVSYALTEPRAVKPTGSRRPRPRPSVALYRLAGSVLPSVTKTLQVGERMHQALVAWSDDGAGPNAAFAAHDVGAADHAAVCPLDVDGDGKLDHLLVYMSSGFDRGAEKALGRGRRLHGVGRLSLTLTLLGTWTDSELDQIPVPQLPPTVRESRVWRSSTPFLLVRHPKRKRSGEPRLDSNGDWIDGPESQLELELTRRGFPEPESITPCEDLEVRGRRIAWYRFQRERHHGGGARGGDRGYGFELRFAEPVRGPILVGYGRFFGLGQFVPV, from the coding sequence GTGAACGTGCTGATACTGCACGTGCGCTTCCTCGCCGGCCGCTATCACGCCACGGCTTGGGACCACCACGTCAACGAAGGCACGATCGAGTGGCCTCCGTCGCCGTGGCGCATCCTCCGGGCGCTCGTCGCGGCTTCCCATCGGCTGTCCGAACCTCCCTCGGACGCGGCTTTGACCGCGCTCCTCGAACCCTTGGCGGACAGCCTGCCGTCCTACCGCGTTCCTCCCTACGGCGAGGGTCACGTTCGGCACTACATGCCGCTCGACAACAAGGGGCTGCCCGGCGACAAGTCTGCGCTCATCTTTGATGCGTTCGTCGCGCCGGGGAGCGGTGCAGACGCGGCAGACGGAGAGCTCGACGTGGTCTGGGCCGACGTCTCTCTCGACGAGCCGTCGTTCGGGCTGCTCGACACCCTGTGCGCGCAGCTCGGCTACCTCGGCCGCGCCGAGAGCTGGGTGGAGATCACCCCCGAGTACCGCGAGGAGGGTGAGGCGCCGCGGGTCAACTGTGCGCCCGCCACCGAGGCGCCGGAGCCCGGTCAACGCTCGCTTCGCCTGATGGGACTCGCGCGACGCGCCGAGCACATCGCCTGGCGTGAACAGTACGTGGAGACGCTCCCCAAGAAGAAGCGCGGCGCGGTTCCCGAGAGTGTCTTGGACGTCTTGCGGCAAGACACGGGCAGTCTTCGATCGGAGGGATGGTCCAGCGTGCCCGGGACTCGATGGGTTTCGTACGCCCTCACCGAGCCTCGCGCCGTGAAACCTACGGGCTCCCGACGACCCAGACCTCGTCCGAGCGTGGCTCTGTACCGGCTCGCCGGATCGGTCCTGCCCTCGGTCACCAAGACCCTCCAGGTGGGCGAGCGGATGCACCAGGCGCTGGTCGCGTGGAGCGACGACGGTGCCGGCCCGAACGCTGCATTCGCGGCCCACGATGTCGGGGCCGCGGACCACGCAGCCGTGTGTCCGCTCGACGTGGACGGCGATGGGAAGCTCGACCATCTGCTCGTCTACATGTCGTCTGGCTTCGACCGAGGGGCGGAGAAGGCCCTCGGTCGGGGGCGGCGCCTCCACGGGGTTGGCAGGCTCTCGCTGACCCTCACCCTGCTCGGGACCTGGACGGACTCCGAGCTCGACCAGATCCCCGTGCCTCAGCTCCCACCAACCGTCCGAGAGAGTCGCGTCTGGCGTTCCTCCACACCGTTCCTGCTCGTTCGGCATCCGAAGCGAAAGCGGAGCGGCGAGCCGCGGCTGGACTCGAATGGCGACTGGATCGACGGCCCGGAGTCTCAGCTCGAGCTCGAGCTCACGCGACGTGGGTTCCCGGAACCGGAGTCGATCACACCCTGCGAAGACCTCGAGGTCCGCGGCCGACGAATCGCCTGGTATCGATTCCAGCGCGAGCGGCATCACGGCGGAGGCGCTCGGGGTGGCGATCGCGGCTACGGGTTCGAGCTTCGCTTCGCCGAGCCCGTTCGTGGACCGATCCTTGTGGGCTACGGGCGCTTCTTCGGTCTCGGGCAGTTCGTGCCGGTGTAG
- the cas1 gene encoding CRISPR-associated endonuclease Cas1, with protein MINEVLYCERLMYLEWAQGEFVDNVYTVDGRVIHRRVDQKGSALPDPDADDASPFEAKSVWLSSEKLGITAKIDYVEGDGGSVTPVEYKRGRAPNLKQGAYLPERAQLCAQVLLLRAHGYPCEHGEIYFSASRTRVRIEIDPPLIDKTFWAVARARELAAAGVIPAPLRDSPKCVGCSLSSVCLPDEVQLLRGLDGLPFDDSGCDGSEEQLGFDFPDREGPLEADPWGLAGEPEPSRAPLRRLVPPKDERIPLYVRAQGARISLDGDRLRVSAAMHSGDARLPQTSHVVLYGNAQITSQALAALFDRDIPVFFFSMGGWFRGRTLGHGSKNIELRIQQHRAADDPVTSVRLARTFVAAKIRNQRTILRRNATHLGPTLLGELESLAKKGEHAVSVPELLGYEGTAARGYFGAFSKMLKGSAKEVGVFDMNGRNRRPPRDPINALLSFSYALLVKDCALALSSAGLDPLLGYLHRPRYGRPALALDLMEELRPLVADSTVLTALNNGEVRASDFGVTVAGAAMKAPGRKRFIATYERRMDQLVTHPLFGYRITYRRLLHVQARLLGRALTGEIPDYPAFRTR; from the coding sequence ATGATCAATGAGGTGCTCTACTGTGAGCGCCTGATGTACCTGGAGTGGGCCCAGGGGGAGTTCGTCGACAACGTCTATACGGTCGATGGACGCGTGATTCACCGCCGCGTCGATCAGAAGGGCAGTGCGCTCCCAGACCCCGACGCGGACGACGCTTCGCCCTTCGAGGCAAAGTCGGTGTGGCTGTCCTCCGAGAAGCTGGGGATCACGGCCAAGATCGACTACGTCGAGGGTGACGGGGGCTCGGTGACCCCGGTCGAATACAAACGGGGGAGGGCGCCGAACCTGAAGCAAGGTGCCTATCTTCCCGAGCGTGCGCAGCTCTGCGCGCAGGTGCTGCTGCTTCGGGCGCATGGCTACCCGTGCGAGCACGGCGAGATCTACTTCTCCGCCAGCCGAACGCGTGTCCGGATCGAGATCGATCCGCCGCTGATCGACAAGACGTTCTGGGCTGTGGCTCGCGCCCGCGAGCTGGCGGCGGCGGGAGTCATCCCAGCTCCGCTCCGAGACAGTCCCAAGTGCGTGGGGTGCTCCCTCTCCTCGGTCTGCCTCCCCGACGAAGTGCAGCTCTTGAGGGGCCTCGACGGGCTGCCGTTCGACGATAGCGGTTGCGACGGGTCAGAGGAACAGCTCGGCTTCGACTTCCCCGATCGCGAAGGCCCGCTCGAAGCGGACCCCTGGGGTTTGGCCGGTGAGCCCGAGCCGAGCCGAGCTCCACTTCGCCGCCTCGTGCCTCCGAAGGACGAACGCATTCCGCTCTACGTCCGGGCTCAGGGCGCCCGGATCTCTCTCGACGGGGACCGGCTGCGCGTGAGCGCGGCCATGCACTCCGGTGATGCCCGGCTCCCGCAGACCTCCCATGTCGTCCTCTACGGCAACGCGCAGATCACCAGTCAGGCGCTCGCCGCCCTGTTCGACCGGGACATCCCGGTCTTCTTCTTCTCGATGGGCGGCTGGTTCCGTGGGCGCACTCTCGGTCACGGCAGCAAGAACATCGAGCTGCGCATCCAACAGCACCGAGCGGCAGACGACCCCGTGACGAGCGTCCGACTCGCGCGCACCTTCGTCGCGGCCAAGATCCGGAACCAGAGGACGATCCTTCGCCGGAACGCCACGCATCTCGGTCCCACTCTCCTGGGGGAGCTCGAGAGCTTGGCCAAGAAAGGGGAGCACGCGGTCAGCGTCCCCGAGCTGCTCGGATACGAGGGGACCGCGGCCCGGGGTTACTTCGGCGCGTTCAGCAAGATGCTCAAGGGCAGCGCGAAGGAGGTCGGTGTCTTCGACATGAACGGTCGCAATCGGCGGCCTCCACGCGACCCGATCAACGCGCTGCTCTCCTTCTCGTACGCGCTGCTCGTCAAGGACTGCGCCCTCGCGCTCAGCTCGGCGGGCCTCGATCCACTCCTCGGGTACCTGCACCGCCCACGTTACGGCCGCCCGGCCCTCGCCCTGGACCTCATGGAGGAGCTGCGCCCGCTGGTCGCCGACTCCACCGTCCTGACCGCGCTGAACAACGGCGAGGTGCGGGCCAGCGACTTCGGAGTGACCGTGGCCGGCGCGGCGATGAAGGCGCCAGGTCGGAAGCGATTCATCGCGACCTACGAGCGGCGCATGGACCAACTCGTGACCCATCCACTGTTCGGATACCGCATCACCTACCGCCGCCTGCTACACGTCCAGGCGCGTCTACTCGGTCGAGCGCTCACCGGCGAGATCCCGGACTATCCTGCGTTCCGCACACGATGA
- the cas2 gene encoding CRISPR-associated endonuclease Cas2, with protein MRQTYVVMYDISDDRRLRRVYRICLGYGDRLQYSVFRCQLSPRELVELRGRLGEVIHHREDQVVFVDVGPADGRATSSFQAIGKPYRFEDQRAVII; from the coding sequence GTGCGCCAGACCTACGTAGTCATGTACGACATCAGCGATGACAGGCGGCTTCGCCGTGTGTACCGGATCTGTCTCGGCTACGGTGACCGCCTCCAGTACAGCGTCTTCCGGTGCCAGCTCTCTCCGCGCGAGCTCGTCGAGCTCCGCGGCCGTCTCGGGGAGGTCATCCACCACCGTGAAGACCAAGTCGTCTTCGTCGACGTCGGTCCCGCCGACGGGCGCGCCACCTCGAGCTTCCAAGCCATCGGCAAGCCATACCGTTTCGAGGATCAGCGCGCGGTCATCATCTGA
- a CDS encoding ATP-binding protein gives MLQYLELSDVGPAPKMEIELVPRLNFLTGDNGLGKTFLLDIAWWALTRTWARMPAAPHRGPGKTPTIAYRYEATTSSVAHESLFDMEAQVWPPKHGRPSIPGMVIYAQVDGGFSAWDPARNYWRKDAPDGPERPASFVFEPDEVWDGLPRGSGRKLCNGLLADWASWQRENGEAFEQLTAVLRALSPSEHEPLVPGKLTRVSIDDVRDQPTLVMPYGQDVPLVHASAGMRRVVALAYLLVWTWQEHLQAAELLGKQPAKEIIFLIDELEAHLHPQWQRRIVPALLDVMEALTGEHDVPVQLIAATHSPLVLASVEPVFDEARDGVFHLDLADGEVTLDRVPWAKQGDVTGWLVSDVFGLEQARSVAAERAIESAEACMRGDTAALPADLDSRDKIHRELVRVLAVDRAKSTER, from the coding sequence ATGCTCCAATACCTCGAGCTTTCCGATGTCGGCCCCGCGCCGAAGATGGAGATCGAGCTCGTCCCGCGCCTCAACTTCCTCACGGGCGACAACGGGCTGGGCAAGACCTTCCTCCTCGATATCGCGTGGTGGGCGCTGACCCGGACCTGGGCGCGCATGCCGGCGGCGCCTCACCGAGGACCGGGCAAGACGCCGACCATCGCCTACCGATACGAGGCCACGACCAGCTCCGTGGCGCACGAGAGTCTCTTCGACATGGAGGCGCAGGTCTGGCCGCCGAAGCACGGTCGGCCGTCGATCCCCGGGATGGTGATCTACGCCCAGGTCGATGGCGGGTTCTCCGCGTGGGACCCGGCCCGGAACTACTGGCGAAAGGATGCACCCGATGGGCCGGAGCGGCCCGCGAGCTTCGTCTTCGAGCCAGACGAGGTGTGGGACGGCCTACCGCGCGGGTCAGGCAGGAAGCTCTGCAACGGGCTACTCGCCGACTGGGCGTCCTGGCAGCGCGAGAACGGTGAGGCTTTCGAGCAGCTCACCGCCGTCCTGCGGGCGCTGTCGCCCTCCGAGCACGAGCCGCTCGTCCCGGGCAAGCTGACGCGGGTGTCGATCGACGACGTACGCGATCAACCCACGCTCGTCATGCCCTACGGGCAGGACGTTCCACTCGTCCACGCCTCCGCCGGCATGCGCCGCGTAGTGGCGCTCGCATATCTGCTCGTGTGGACGTGGCAAGAGCACCTCCAGGCGGCGGAGCTGCTCGGTAAACAGCCGGCCAAGGAGATCATCTTCCTCATCGACGAGCTCGAAGCTCACCTGCACCCGCAGTGGCAGCGCCGGATCGTGCCCGCGCTCCTCGATGTGATGGAGGCGCTCACCGGCGAGCACGACGTGCCCGTGCAGCTCATCGCGGCCACTCACTCGCCGCTGGTCTTGGCCTCCGTCGAGCCCGTCTTCGACGAAGCGCGCGATGGCGTGTTCCACCTCGATCTCGCGGATGGCGAGGTGACCCTCGATCGCGTTCCGTGGGCCAAGCAGGGCGACGTGACCGGCTGGTTGGTCTCCGACGTGTTCGGTCTCGAGCAGGCTCGCTCGGTGGCCGCCGAGCGTGCCATCGAGAGCGCGGAGGCGTGCATGCGCGGAGACACTGCCGCGCTCCCCGCGGACCTCGACTCGAGGGACAAGATCCATCGCGAACTGGTCCGGGTGCTGGCCGTCGACAGGGCGAAGAGCACCGAGAGGTGA
- a CDS encoding right-handed parallel beta-helix repeat-containing protein, translating to MTFARSWSAAALAGSLLLLSSTALAETYEVGEGMAYGAIGEVPWEALMPGDVVRIHWRAEPYREKFVIARQGTEAAPIVVQGVLGPGGERPVISGEDATTRSALSYWGESRGVIKIGGSSVPEETIPAWIVVENLEVRSARPPFSFTGRGGADTYSNNAAAIYVEVAQNLTIRNCVMRDSGNGLFIGARGGDTQDILIEGNHIYDNGIEGRIFEHNAYTAAIGITYQFNHFGPLRDGARGNNLKDRSAGLVVRYNWIESGNRQLDLVDAEDSRVLVDHPSYGRTFVYGNVLVEHEGDGNSQIVHYGGDSGTEADYRKGVLHFFHNTVVSTRSGNTTLLRLSTNDETADVRNNLLYVTAGGGRLAMLDGAGQLSLHHNWMRPGRVDSHGALEGSISDDGTTVTGEDPAFADEAGQDYRLAEDAGAIDAAGALAADAMAAHAVLMQYVVHQLSEGRPSAGAADIGAFEYCAPGACEAPPADAGVMADGGVSPGSDGGPSVGRDGGATAGPDGGSAEPAPDGGCGCSAPGTPTRHAVFPLLLLLALGLRRRARLR from the coding sequence ATGACCTTCGCTCGTTCTTGGTCGGCCGCGGCGCTCGCCGGGTCGCTTCTCTTGCTCAGCTCGACCGCGCTCGCCGAGACCTACGAGGTCGGCGAGGGGATGGCGTACGGGGCCATCGGGGAGGTGCCGTGGGAGGCGCTGATGCCCGGGGATGTGGTGCGCATCCACTGGCGGGCGGAGCCGTATCGGGAGAAGTTCGTCATCGCGCGGCAGGGCACGGAGGCGGCGCCGATCGTGGTGCAGGGGGTGCTCGGGCCGGGCGGCGAGCGGCCGGTGATCAGCGGCGAGGACGCGACCACGCGCTCGGCGCTGAGCTACTGGGGCGAGAGCCGAGGGGTGATCAAGATCGGCGGCTCGAGCGTGCCGGAGGAGACGATCCCCGCGTGGATCGTGGTGGAGAACCTCGAGGTCCGCTCGGCGCGGCCGCCGTTCTCGTTCACGGGGAGAGGCGGCGCCGACACGTACTCGAACAACGCGGCCGCGATCTATGTCGAGGTGGCGCAGAACCTGACGATCCGGAACTGCGTGATGCGCGACTCGGGCAACGGGCTCTTCATCGGCGCGCGCGGCGGCGACACGCAAGACATCCTGATCGAGGGCAACCACATCTACGACAACGGCATCGAGGGGCGCATCTTCGAGCACAACGCGTACACGGCCGCGATCGGGATCACCTACCAGTTCAACCACTTCGGGCCGCTCCGGGACGGGGCGCGCGGCAACAACCTCAAGGACCGCTCGGCCGGGCTGGTGGTTCGCTACAACTGGATCGAGAGCGGCAACCGGCAGCTCGACCTGGTCGACGCCGAGGACAGCCGCGTGCTCGTCGACCACCCGAGCTACGGGCGCACGTTCGTCTACGGCAACGTGCTCGTGGAGCACGAGGGCGACGGCAACTCGCAGATCGTGCACTACGGCGGCGACAGCGGGACGGAGGCCGACTACCGCAAGGGCGTGCTCCACTTCTTTCACAACACGGTCGTCTCCACCCGCAGCGGGAACACCACGTTGCTCCGCCTCTCCACCAACGACGAGACGGCCGACGTGCGCAACAACCTGCTCTACGTCACGGCCGGCGGGGGGCGCCTCGCGATGCTCGACGGCGCCGGGCAGCTCTCGCTCCACCACAACTGGATGCGGCCCGGCCGCGTCGACTCGCACGGCGCGCTCGAGGGCTCGATCTCGGACGACGGCACCACGGTCACGGGCGAGGACCCGGCGTTCGCGGACGAGGCGGGGCAGGACTACCGGCTCGCCGAAGACGCCGGGGCCATCGACGCCGCGGGCGCGCTCGCGGCCGACGCGATGGCTGCGCACGCCGTTCTGATGCAATACGTCGTGCACCAGCTGAGCGAGGGCCGGCCGTCCGCGGGCGCGGCCGACATCGGCGCCTTCGAGTACTGCGCGCCCGGCGCGTGCGAGGCGCCGCCGGCCGACGCGGGGGTGATGGCCGACGGCGGCGTGAGCCCGGGCAGCGACGGCGGCCCGTCCGTCGGACGCGACGGCGGCGCCACGGCCGGCCCCGACGGAGGGAGCGCGGAGCCCGCCCCCGACGGCGGCTGCGGATGCAGCGCGCCCGGCACGCCGACGCGTCACGCCGTGTTCCCGCTTCTGCTGCTCCTCGCGCTCGGGCTGCGCCGCCGCGCTCGGCTTCGCTGA